Part of the Drosophila pseudoobscura strain MV-25-SWS-2005 chromosome 2, UCI_Dpse_MV25, whole genome shotgun sequence genome, ttaccGATTTATAACTCTGTTCAAGCGGCTAATCGAatctactactactactgGAATATTTATGGTAATATATTGGCATTATAAATGCTCATATGAGGCTAATTTGCCAACGGGCAAAGTTGCAACGGGCactacaaaataaaatgtatgttGAGACATTAACTAGACATTCCTATTTAGAAAAAATGTTGCTTGCAATATTCCCAAATAAATAGTGACCCTGTGACATGGACATTGAGAGAGCGCACCACTCCGAATTGGGGTATTTCCACGGCATAGTCCAGGAAACCAATTAGATCCGCTGGTATCCCATGCTTTTCGTGCCTGAAACGATGGAAGCGATGGGATTATATTGTGATTGCGATACCCGATCAGAAAGAACTCACCCCAACAGTAGGACACACTTTTTGGGGAACTTAAAGTTGGCAAAGCTAACGCTGTGAGCGGTCTGCTCGGCCCCGACCACTCTAAAGCCCTCCATTTGTTTTTCCATCAGAAATGCAGCAATGCAACTGGGCTTCAACTCGATAATGTTCAGCGTCTTCTCAGCAGTCATgctgaaatttaaatatgcattagATCCGCATATACTATATGTGTGCTTAGCTATAAACTTAACCTTAAGTTGGTGAAGTCGCTCTTTCCCGCTTGGGCCTTGTTGCCCAAAGCCAATGTTTGAACACCCAAAACCTCACAGGTACGCGCCAGACCGCCCAGATTGGGCAGCTTGTCGATCAGGGAAGCCACTACAACCAGTTGCTTGTTTGTGTCTACAGCACACGTTGTGACCAAATCAGTGTTGGGATATATATCGCCAATAGGATTCATTTTTCTCTGCACGTTGCCGTTGATGGAACCTTCCAGCGATGTCGGCTCTGCCAATGATCCAGCTTTCTTCGTTTTAAAGAACGAACGAATATCCCTTAGCGCGTCCTCAAGCATTGAAGTTCCAGCTGGCACTGAATGTCTTATGCATTCATCGAACGGTGCATCTGTCATATAAAGGATGGCTTCTGCCGCAAAACAGGGATTTAATTTCTGGCTCCTCATTAGATGAGATAACATGAGACGTGGTTCCTTTCCCAGTTCTTCGAACTTGCCGCCCAACGTAGTTTCTATCGAAATCTTCAGTGCAACAGCTATGGGCTTATGAATGCTGTAAAAAGAAATTTTTAAGCACTTCTTGCATTCGATGTGTTCTGAAGTGCCTTACCCGGTTTGCTCGCACTTTACCGCCAGCTTGTGCAGAACCAGTTGGGCAAGCACACGGGTTTGAAAGTGGGCGCCCATGGTGAGTGGTAAGAGTGTCGTAAAAATGGCATCCAACTCTTCTGGCTTTAGGGATTCCCAATTGGCCATGCAGTACAGATGCACCACGCTAGTGAGCGACAAATGTTTACCGGGAGTGAGCTCCGGGAACAGCGACAGCTTATCCAATAGTGGATCGATGCCTGGCAACATATTAGACACCAGGCACTCGAACATGTAGCTTACATTGAGTTGGTCATTGGGCCACAAGAGTGCCTCCCACAGTAGATCGGACCACTTTACAAGGTCGGGTGAGCCCAGAAACAGCAGAGCCTTGCAAATGCGCATCTTAGTTCTGTGCTCCTTGGAGTTTTCAAAGTACCGCGGCTTTTTGGCCGACAGCTCCTTGTTGACCCACAGCAGTTCCTGAAACAGTCCGTTCACATCGCGAGACTCGCCACGTAGGTGGAATGCGGTGCTTAAGAACCTCGATCGACTCAAGGCATCTTCATCAAAGACATTCGCGATACGGTAGACTTGGGCGGCCTCAATGCTTTAAaagagtatacatatatttagagTGCGCGCTCTGCCATTATCACAAGTCTTTGCTCTCACCGTGCATCTCCTGTGGTGGTCTCTCCATTAAGCAATTGTCCCAGGACCACGGGCATCGGCAATGTAAAGTTCTCGAATGCTTCGAGACAActcggccgctgctgcagcaaatCCTTAAcgaattcctcatattcttctTGCTTCATGTAGGAAACCGCGTATTTGAGAATATATCGAACATAGGAATTGCTGAAACCCAAACTATGAGTAAAATCAATTGGAAACAATGTTTCAGACTCAATGCTTACGCCTTGGCCTTGTTGCAGATGGCCAAACGGGCTACCAGAGCTGCCAATATGACGCCATCGTCTGGCAATCGCTCCCCCTGGCGTGCCAATAGCCAGCATAGAAGGGCAAATGTCTCTTGGCTGCCCCTATCCAAAAGATCCAGGGGTCTTAAGTTCATCTGTTCTATCTGGCACCAATTGGTAAAGTTGATTCTAACAAAGAGATTCACACTTTGTTCGAGCACATACGACCTCTCGTCCCTTGACTCGCAGTTGAACTTCTCGAGCAAATGCTCCTGCATCTGTGCGAGACTCATGGCTCCGGGCTTAATCAATAGTGGATCAAAACCATACACCTTATAGTAGCTCGCGTACTCTTCCAGAAAATCGGAGAAGTCGCAGTCTAGGAAAACAGGGACAAGGCGCCACCAACCGTGCTGCGCCTTGGGAACGGTTTGTAATTGCCACAAAAATGCTTGCAACAGATTATAATCTGGGCAGTGCTGCGAAACAATTTCATAGCAGCGCTTGCTGAAGTACGGCAGATGGGCCCCaaagtttttgcatttgcGGACTTTGTCCGTCAAGCGAACGTGGTCCATATAGAGATCGCTGGTATTAAATAGCGACTCCACGAACATCATATAATCGCCCAAGCTCAAGCTCTCGATTGTGTCCTGtaaaacatatatgtatacagcTCTAGTGTCAAAGTCTGGTATAGGTTACGATACTTACATGGAAGAGGAAAATCACCCGCTCGTTTATTAGCTTTCTCAGTGCGGGATTCTGCAAGATGCGCACTCGGGCGCATAGCTTAAAGAGCAAATCCTTGGCAACAGGTGACATCTGATCCGGATGTATGCACCGCAACCAATGAAGCAATGGGACACAGTGCCAGGGAATCTGTACCAGTGACTCCATTAATACTTCAGAGCTCAGATCTCCCATAAACTCCATTGTCTGCTTCTCCGACAGGCGGTCTTTGGTCTCCCAATTGAAAAGCTGCGTTCTGTTGGTGGCCGCCAAAAACTCATTGACCAGATCGGTACTAACTACCCAGAAGAGGCTCAGCTTAGTGAGGAAGTATTGGAGTGTCCATTTCAACACTAAAATATTGTTATCCTGCAGGAGACGGATGCACAAGATGCGCAACCAGCCCTCCCAATCATCGCTCACGTCGGACGACTTCAGGGCCAGACGCGGCAGCAGAGTGGTCAGTGTGGGCAGCACCAGGTGGGACTGCTGCTCTTCTAGGCTCTCCATAATGTCCACATAGGCGGACCACTTTCTTTCACTGCACTGCAGTCGATCGAGTATCTTTGGTTTTCCATCGCCAGCGTGCGCCTCATCAATCTCTAGAATCTTTCGCATGATAAAGCAGGCAGACCTGCGGTCTTCACGCATGTCCGATTGCAATAGATTCTGTATGATGTCGAAAAGTTTCTGGCAAAATTCGATTCCCAGCTTCGCAAGAAAGTCGTCAAACAGATGCAGCAGGATTTGCGCCACATATGGCTGACGGTCGCGACTCAAACTGAGACACCAAAGCTGCTCCAGCAGGTACTTTCCATCAGCGCCGGAAAGCTTTCGCTGGTGCAGTTGCACACAAACGAGAACATTCGCCACAAGTTGCCGCCGGGAAGCTGTGTCCTCGCTATTGCCACAAATCACCACCGAAACAAGCTTGTGAAACACCTTTGCGCCGAATCGGACATTCCACTTGCTGTTGGCCTGCATCAGGTTATACATGCACTGCAGGACTTTTTTCAAGGCCAACTCGTTCTCCTTGTGCATATCAACCAGGTCGTATAGCATTTCATCCAATTCGGCGATATCTCCTTGTAAATTCTGATTTTGAATATATGATTCGAGGGCCTGAACAACCGCGTGCGAGGTTGTTGACGTCGTGGCTTTGGTACCCGGCAGAGACATTGCTTCTTTTCACTTCTTCTTTTCAAGGGCAGGTCCTTCTGGCGGCACTCTACAAGTTTCTGCAGCTCTACAAGTCTCCGGCACTCTACAAGTGAACACTACCTCCTTCGCATGCAAATATTTCACAATTGACTGCAACTCCCCCGTGCACATTGTATATAAACCAGCCCACAGCTGTTTGACAGCCAATTGTTGTGACCAGTGCAGCCGATTACGCTTTTTTCCCGCCAGATGTTGTTTTTTAGATTACCTTAAAGttgaaaatatacaaaaattgaatgcaaatatagcgatattaatttaataaagaGAGAAAATATTAGCGACAGCACTAGGAGGCTTACTTTTATAAAGACAGCTGATTTCTTGACCTAACGGCTGCTGCAGTGTGCCATGAAACTAAGCAGGACCAATAGCATTCTGTGCATAAGGTAAAGTTTTATTGTCAGTGAAAAGATATTactagtttttgttttaaatataaaagGATGGCTTGCAAAGAATAAGAAAATGCTGGTTTGACTACGAAGTGTCACATAATTACCTAAGCATGATTGGTAGAAGCCACAGAGCTGAATGAGTTaatgaaaattatatataatacatacccaatttaataaaaaattctTAACACCATTATTTACcctttttttattaaaaatgttcAGCTTTTTCTTTCGTCTTCTTCAAGTTAGAAAAAGCTTTTTTTGTGATAAAAAGTTGGCAGCACTAGTCGTGACTGTCCCGATAGTTTGCCATCACTATTATATTTAActgtttcatttcatttgttaatgaaaattaataaccctttttttttaacatgatatttaaaattatagaattgaacaattttcctttattaaaaatttaaaatacgCATTTTGAAATTTTCGTTATCGCCTATAAATGCGATTACGTGTGAATGTCGAATTTATTTGCTTACATTTTCAAATTTCGCGCCAACTATCGCTAATGATTTGCTTATTTTTCTTGCTTTATTTTAGCCTGgtcattttttatttcatctCCGAGGAGCTTAATGCACTTTTTTGGCTGTTTCTTTTTGCCTTCCGCGGCCTGTTTTTCCATCTCAGCTTTGGTTTGCTGCCGAACGGAGAACAGGCCAAAGCTGATCTTGTCGGCCCTCATTGCGTCTACAATAACGACGGTTACCTTCTTGCCGGGCTCCATTATGTCCAGTTTGGGCAAGAGCTTGATGCCCATCTTCAGGATTTCCCCGAAGTCCGTGCAGCCCGTGGCCATCTCATCAATGATCACAGGATAAATACCGCGAAAGATCACCGACTGACGAGCCTGGGACTTGCAACCAATGAGCATAACGATAGGGCAGGCAGGACGCATCTGGCTAACCAGCTGCGGGATCATCGAACACGGACTGGCTACGATAATTGCCTTCGCATGGGCTGTGGTGGCCGCCTCAACGATTGACATGGACACGGCCGATATTTGGTTAGCTGGCGCCATCCGTATGACGCTCCTCACGTTGTTCTGGATGCTCTCGTACCACAGAACCGCCTCCACCTTGGAGCATATTTTCGCCATGCACTTGATGCACTCGACGGGATACTTTCCTTTGGCGGTTTCGCCCGACAACATCACACAGTCGGCCCCATCAAAGATGGCATTGGCCACATCTGATGCCTCGGCCCGTGTGGGTCTCGGCTTTCCGATCATCGAATCCAGCATTTGGGTGGCACAAATAACGGGTTTTCCCACCTGGTTGCACTTTGCTATGATTGCCTTTTGCGCCAGGGGCACCTCATCGGTGAGAATTTCGATGCCCAGGTCTCCGCGAGCCACCATTATGCCATCGGAGGCAGTGATGATACTGTCGATGTTCGCCATACCCTGTTGGTTCTCGATTTTGGAAATGATCTTGATGTTCTTTCCCTCCGGTCCCAGCACATTGCGTATCTCGGCTAGTGCCTGGGCATCGCGTATGAACGAGGCGAAAACCATATCCACCTTCTGCTCCACACCGAACTTCAAGTCCGCCTTGTCTTTTTCGGA contains:
- the LOC4801683 gene encoding uncharacterized protein, with the protein product MSLPGTKATTSTTSHAVVQALESYIQNQNLQGDIAELDEMLYDLVDMHKENELALKKVLQCMYNLMQANSKWNVRFGAKVFHKLVSVVICGNSEDTASRRQLVANVLVCVQLHQRKLSGADGKYLLEQLWCLSLSRDRQPYVAQILLHLFDDFLAKLGIEFCQKLFDIIQNLLQSDMREDRRSACFIMRKILEIDEAHAGDGKPKILDRLQCSERKWSAYVDIMESLEEQQSHLVLPTLTTLLPRLALKSSDVSDDWEGWLRILCIRLLQDNNILVLKWTLQYFLTKLSLFWVVSTDLVNEFLAATNRTQLFNWETKDRLSEKQTMEFMGDLSSEVLMESLVQIPWHCVPLLHWLRCIHPDQMSPVAKDLLFKLCARVRILQNPALRKLINERVIFLFHDTIESLSLGDYMMFVESLFNTSDLYMDHVRLTDKVRKCKNFGAHLPYFSKRCYEIVSQHCPDYNLLQAFLWQLQTVPKAQHGWWRLVPVFLDCDFSDFLEEYASYYKVYGFDPLLIKPGAMSLAQMQEHLLEKFNCESRDERSYVLEQSVNLFVRINFTNWCQIEQMNLRPLDLLDRGSQETFALLCWLLARQGERLPDDGVILAALVARLAICNKAKANSYVRYILKYAVSYMKQEEYEEFVKDLLQQRPSCLEAFENFTLPMPVVLGQLLNGETTTGDARIEAAQVYRIANVFDEDALSRSRFLSTAFHLRGESRDVNGLFQELLWVNKELSAKKPRYFENSKEHRTKMRICKALLFLGSPDLVKWSDLLWEALLWPNDQLNVSYMFECLVSNMLPGIDPLLDKLSLFPELTPGKHLSLTSVVHLYCMANWESLKPEELDAIFTTLLPLTMGAHFQTRVLAQLVLHKLAVKCEQTGIHKPIAVALKISIETTLGGKFEELGKEPRLMLSHLMRSQKLNPCFAAEAILYMTDAPFDECIRHSVPAGTSMLEDALRDIRSFFKTKKAGSLAEPTSLEGSINGNVQRKMNPIGDIYPNTDLVTTCAVDTNKQLVVVASLIDKLPNLGGLARTCEVLGVQTLALGNKAQAGKSDFTNLSMTAEKTLNIIELKPSCIAAFLMEKQMEGFRVVGAEQTAHSVSFANFKFPKKCVLLLGHEKHGIPADLIGFLDYAVEIPQFGVVRSLNVHVTGSLFIWEYCKQHFF
- the LOC4801685 gene encoding pyruvate kinase, with product MRVVRLNFSHGSHEYHSQTIKAARKAIDMYAKQTGVFKPVAIALDTKGPEIRTGKIEGGDTSEIELKQGDSIKLSTNKELQKKCNAERVYVDYKKLPSIIKTGDRVYIDDGLIALKVKQVAGDEVTCEVENGGKLGSHKGVNLPGVAVDLPAVSEKDKADLKFGVEQKVDMVFASFIRDAQALAEIRNVLGPEGKNIKIISKIENQQGMANIDSIITASDGIMVARGDLGIEILTDEVPLAQKAIIAKCNQVGKPVICATQMLDSMIGKPRPTRAEASDVANAIFDGADCVMLSGETAKGKYPVECIKCMAKICSKVEAVLWYESIQNNVRSVIRMAPANQISAVSMSIVEAATTAHAKAIIVASPCSMIPQLVSQMRPACPIVMLIGCKSQARQSVIFRGIYPVIIDEMATGCTDFGEILKMGIKLLPKLDIMEPGKKVTVVIVDAMRADKISFGLFSVRQQTKAEMEKQAAEGKKKQPKKCIKLLGDEIKNDQAKIKQEK